The nucleotide sequence GAACGGGAAACCACCCTGGCCAAGGGCGAGTCCCTCCTGCGGGCTTACTGCGAGAGCGAACACGCCCAGAACGAAGCCAAGCCCATCGGGGTCGAGGTCAAGCTCCAGGACGACTTCCCGGAACTGCCCTCGCCCCTGCTGGGCTACGTGGACCTGGTCCTGCCCGCTGCGGACGGCCCGGTGGTGTGCGACTTCAAGACGGTCGCCGCCACCCCCAACGTCGAGCTGGAGGCCTTCCTGCACGAAGGACAACTGTGCGCCTACCAGTTGCTGATCGAGGAGGCCACCGGCCAGCCCGTCTCGGCCCGTGAACTGGTCTTCCTTGTCAAGACGAAGACACCCAAGGTCATCGTCCACCGCCTCCCGCCCGCCGACGAGGC is from Ruficoccus amylovorans and encodes:
- a CDS encoding PD-(D/E)XK nuclease family protein codes for the protein MRLTAFAAHEQEASVSFAEEERETTLAKGESLLRAYCESEHAQNEAKPIGVEVKLQDDFPELPSPLLGYVDLVLPAADGPVVCDFKTVAATPNVELEAFLHEGQLCAYQLLIEEATGQPVSARELVFLVKTKTPKVIVHRLPPADEAARERFWSMAQAMVDGVYHERWHPQPGMHCGWCPYRGPCVRWRGGNDVA